One window from the genome of Dyella sp. A6 encodes:
- a CDS encoding ABC transporter permease has product MFDYYLRLALRRCRQNLPMVLLLMLTMAVGIASCMTAMTIFRALSGAALPGVSPYLYVATMDAREALDKDDPHYTKPDSLLKLSDAKALVDAHRAALQVALSQSLTQFGTTDGRKSTQAYGLIAYGPALQTLGVPLRYGRAWTAAEQASGAPVVVIDTHVAHKLFGKDNVVGRSVTLGKRSFRVIGVYAPWKPRLQIFNLGQNAGSSLGQDENFFVPAQASLDAGVGPFSSGECGKGGDTPMISFQTAAVARCRWIEAWVRLDTPAAVAAYRQFLSSYANAQHDAGRFVYPPHAQLYGTQAWMALHHVMPDDVNLNLMLAGGFLLLCLVNVAGLLAARFLRRQSDVAIRRALGASKRDVFVQHLVETGLLGLAGGVLALPLTWLGLWIVRMQPVSYARAAHFSPGVFVLLFVLSVAVGLLVGILPAWRVCRLPPALQIKIA; this is encoded by the coding sequence ATGTTCGACTATTACCTGCGACTGGCCCTGCGGCGATGCCGCCAGAATTTGCCGATGGTGCTACTGCTGATGTTGACCATGGCGGTTGGCATTGCCTCGTGCATGACGGCGATGACGATTTTCCGTGCCTTGTCCGGAGCGGCGCTGCCGGGTGTCAGTCCGTATCTATATGTGGCGACGATGGATGCGCGTGAAGCGCTCGACAAGGACGATCCTCATTACACGAAACCGGACAGCCTGCTGAAGCTGTCCGACGCCAAGGCCCTGGTGGATGCGCACCGTGCCGCGCTCCAGGTCGCGCTGTCGCAGAGCCTCACGCAGTTCGGCACGACCGACGGCAGGAAGTCCACCCAGGCGTACGGCCTGATCGCCTACGGCCCGGCGCTGCAGACCCTGGGTGTGCCGTTGCGCTATGGCAGGGCCTGGACCGCGGCCGAGCAGGCTTCCGGTGCGCCGGTGGTGGTGATCGACACGCACGTGGCGCACAAGCTGTTCGGCAAGGACAACGTGGTCGGTCGCAGTGTCACGCTGGGCAAGCGCAGCTTCCGCGTGATCGGTGTCTATGCACCCTGGAAGCCGCGCCTGCAGATCTTCAACCTGGGCCAGAACGCGGGCAGCTCACTGGGCCAGGACGAGAATTTCTTCGTGCCGGCACAGGCGTCGCTGGATGCGGGCGTCGGTCCGTTCTCGTCCGGCGAATGCGGCAAGGGCGGCGATACGCCGATGATCAGTTTCCAGACCGCGGCAGTGGCCCGGTGCCGCTGGATCGAGGCCTGGGTACGCCTGGATACGCCGGCTGCGGTCGCGGCTTACCGGCAGTTCCTGAGCAGCTATGCGAATGCCCAGCATGATGCGGGCCGCTTTGTTTATCCGCCACACGCGCAGCTGTACGGCACGCAGGCGTGGATGGCCTTGCACCATGTGATGCCGGACGACGTGAACCTGAACCTGATGCTGGCCGGCGGGTTCCTGCTGTTATGCCTGGTCAACGTGGCAGGCCTGCTGGCGGCACGCTTCCTGCGCCGGCAGAGCGACGTCGCCATTCGCCGTGCGCTGGGCGCGTCGAAGCGCGACGTGTTCGTCCAGCACCTGGTGGAAACCGGCCTGCTCGGCCTGGCTGGTGGCGTGCTGGCGCTGCCATTGACCTGGCTGGGCCTTTGGATCGTGCGCATGCAGCCGGTGAGCTATGCACGCGCCGCGCACTTCAGCCCGGGCGTGTTCGTGCTGTTGTTCGTGTTGTCGGTGGCGGTGGGCCTGCTGGTCGGCATCCTGCCGGCGTGGCGCGTATGCCGGCTGCCGCCGGCCCTGCAGATCAAGATCGCCTAG
- a CDS encoding sigma-54 dependent transcriptional regulator codes for MRSVLIIDDNPAVGEALSLLLSLHDIRPLTALNQQEGLAALARERVDVVIQDMNFSADTTSGEEGVALFRAIREQYPDLPVILLTAWTHLETAVELVKAGAADYLAKPWDDSKLLATVENLLELSESTREVSRARRERRRRRDALEQQYDLDGLVFASDAMARTLELACQVARSDVPVLVTGPNGAGKERIAAIVHANSAVKRGAFVAVNCGALPGELIEAELFGAEAGAYTGANKAREGRFELADGGTLFLDEIGNLPLPGQMKLLRVLETGQFERLGSGRTRKVKVRVLSATNADLKAMIQAGTFREDLYYRLNVIEVNLPPLAERVDDILPLAEHFLDGRGELSDAAREALVNYPWPGNVRELKNAIERAALLSPDGVVTPERLNLPQHVVAAARNLDEPSREAVESALDKAGGVISRAAQSLGLSRQALYRRMERYGLHAQA; via the coding sequence ATGCGTAGCGTACTGATCATTGATGACAACCCGGCTGTCGGCGAAGCGCTGTCGCTGCTGCTGTCGCTTCACGACATCCGACCGCTGACGGCGCTCAACCAGCAGGAAGGGCTGGCCGCACTGGCGCGCGAACGCGTGGACGTAGTGATCCAGGACATGAACTTCAGTGCCGACACCACCTCGGGCGAAGAGGGTGTGGCGCTGTTCCGTGCGATCCGCGAGCAGTATCCGGACTTGCCGGTGATCCTGCTGACCGCCTGGACCCATCTGGAGACCGCGGTGGAACTGGTCAAGGCCGGCGCCGCCGATTACCTGGCCAAACCGTGGGACGACAGCAAGTTGCTGGCCACGGTGGAAAACCTGCTGGAGCTGTCGGAGTCGACCCGCGAGGTCAGTCGCGCGCGACGCGAGCGGCGCCGTCGCCGCGATGCGCTGGAACAGCAGTACGACCTGGACGGGCTGGTGTTCGCTTCCGACGCGATGGCCCGCACGCTGGAACTGGCCTGCCAGGTGGCACGCTCGGATGTGCCGGTGCTGGTGACCGGCCCCAACGGCGCGGGCAAGGAACGCATCGCGGCGATCGTGCACGCCAACTCGGCGGTGAAGCGGGGCGCGTTCGTCGCGGTGAACTGCGGGGCGCTGCCGGGCGAGCTGATCGAGGCCGAGCTGTTCGGTGCCGAGGCGGGTGCCTATACCGGCGCGAACAAGGCCCGCGAAGGGCGCTTCGAGCTGGCCGACGGCGGCACGCTGTTCCTCGACGAGATCGGCAACCTGCCGTTGCCCGGGCAGATGAAGCTGCTGCGCGTGCTGGAGACAGGCCAGTTCGAGCGGCTCGGGTCTGGTCGCACGCGCAAGGTGAAGGTGCGTGTGCTCAGCGCCACCAATGCCGACCTCAAGGCGATGATCCAGGCCGGCACCTTCCGCGAGGACCTGTACTACCGGCTCAACGTGATCGAAGTGAACTTGCCGCCGCTGGCCGAGCGGGTCGACGACATCCTGCCGCTGGCCGAACATTTCCTCGACGGGCGCGGCGAGCTCAGCGACGCGGCACGCGAGGCGCTGGTCAACTACCCGTGGCCGGGCAACGTGCGCGAGCTGAAGAACGCGATCGAGCGGGCGGCCCTGCTTTCGCCCGACGGTGTGGTGACCCCGGAGCGGCTCAACCTGCCGCAGCACGTGGTCGCTGCCGCGCGCAACCTGGACGAGCCCAGCCGCGAGGCGGTCGAGTCCGCGCTGGACAAGGCCGGTGGCGTGATCAGCCGTGCCGCGCAGTCGCTGGGGTTGTCGCGCCAGGCGCTGTACCGGCGGATGGAACGCTACGGGCTGCACGCGCAGGCATGA
- a CDS encoding ABC transporter permease, whose amino-acid sequence MRLHPTLAALRRHKTGVLLIALQVALTLAIVCNAVFIIAQRIERMERPSGIVESGLLHIEQQWLDAPRSDSAGAVEKLDVMQRTDLATLRALPGVQEVAASTSFPILGVIWSGQLTRSLTPGGLSVHVAYYYGDEQLRSTLGLHLLAGRDFTAGEILHRTIRGTAAAPLVIVDKPVADKLFPHGDALGKTIYQDGKPAVIIGIVGRLQTPRVSKWVAGWSYNSVLEPVRLDGSFVSYAVRVKPGQQKAVMREARKALFAVDPMRWMPRSWGIWPFSRMRARAYRGDRGMAVLMGAISLILLCVTAAGIVGLTSFWVGQRRKQIGVRRALGATRADILRQFQLENLFIVLIGVALGVVLALALNLWLMSRYELQRLPQLYLLAGVAVLLLLGQLAVFVPARRASTVPPVVATRSV is encoded by the coding sequence ATGAGACTCCATCCGACCCTCGCCGCGTTGCGACGGCACAAGACCGGCGTGCTGCTGATCGCGTTGCAGGTGGCGCTGACGCTAGCCATCGTGTGCAACGCGGTCTTCATCATCGCGCAGCGTATCGAGCGCATGGAACGCCCCAGCGGCATCGTAGAAAGCGGATTGCTGCATATAGAGCAACAATGGCTGGATGCACCCCGGAGCGACAGTGCCGGAGCGGTCGAGAAGCTCGATGTCATGCAACGTACAGATCTCGCCACGCTTCGCGCGCTGCCCGGCGTACAGGAAGTGGCCGCATCGACCAGTTTTCCCATACTTGGAGTCATCTGGAGCGGCCAGTTGACCCGGTCGCTGACGCCGGGCGGGTTGAGCGTACATGTTGCCTATTACTATGGCGACGAGCAGCTGCGCTCCACGTTGGGTCTTCACTTGCTTGCGGGGCGCGACTTCACCGCTGGCGAGATCCTTCACCGCACCATCCGCGGCACCGCCGCCGCGCCGCTCGTCATTGTGGACAAGCCAGTGGCCGACAAGTTGTTCCCGCATGGCGATGCTCTGGGGAAGACGATCTACCAGGACGGCAAGCCGGCGGTCATCATCGGTATCGTCGGACGGCTGCAGACACCCAGGGTCAGCAAGTGGGTCGCAGGCTGGTCGTATAACTCGGTGCTGGAACCGGTACGGCTGGACGGTTCGTTCGTCAGCTACGCCGTGAGGGTGAAGCCTGGGCAGCAGAAGGCTGTGATGCGCGAGGCGCGCAAGGCGTTGTTTGCGGTAGATCCGATGCGCTGGATGCCGCGTAGCTGGGGTATCTGGCCGTTTTCGCGCATGCGTGCACGCGCCTATCGCGGCGACCGCGGCATGGCCGTGCTGATGGGCGCGATCAGTCTGATCCTGTTGTGCGTGACGGCGGCCGGCATTGTCGGCCTGACCAGTTTCTGGGTCGGCCAGCGCCGCAAGCAGATCGGCGTTCGGCGAGCCCTCGGCGCCACGCGTGCCGACATCCTGCGGCAGTTCCAGCTGGAGAACCTGTTCATCGTGCTGATTGGCGTGGCGCTCGGCGTGGTCCTGGCGCTGGCACTCAACCTGTGGCTGATGAGCCGCTACGAGCTGCAACGCCTGCCGCAGCTTTATCTGCTGGCCGGCGTAGCGGTGCTGCTGTTGCTGGGGCAACTGGCGGTGTTCGTGCCGGCACGGCGCGCATCCACGGTGCCGCCGGTGGTGGCGACGCGGTCGGTGTGA
- a CDS encoding SPFH domain-containing protein produces the protein MGSGIIALVLVVLVVVVLVKLVRIVPQGYEWTVETFGRYTCTLTPGLHFLIPVYQAVGRKMNMMEQVLDVPSQDVITKDNAVVRVDGVVFYQVLDAAKAAYEVANLEQAALALVMTNIRTVLGSMDLDESLSQRDAINAQLLRVVDEATHPWGVKVNRIEIKDIAPPRDLVDAMARQMKAEREKRANILEAEGMRQSAILRADGEKQSAILAAEGKREAAFRAAEARERSAEAEAKATTMVSEAIAGGNVNALNYFVANNYVEALKVLAQSPNQKMLLLPVEATGVLGSLAGIAELAKEAVSQQATSSGSTPPRPRNPPSIG, from the coding sequence ATGGGCAGCGGCATCATCGCGTTGGTGTTGGTCGTGCTTGTGGTGGTCGTGCTGGTGAAGCTGGTGCGCATCGTGCCGCAGGGCTACGAATGGACGGTGGAGACGTTCGGGCGCTACACCTGCACGTTGACCCCCGGGCTGCATTTCCTGATTCCGGTCTACCAGGCGGTCGGCCGCAAGATGAACATGATGGAGCAGGTGCTGGACGTGCCGTCGCAGGATGTCATCACCAAGGACAACGCGGTGGTGCGCGTGGATGGCGTGGTGTTCTATCAGGTGCTGGACGCGGCCAAGGCGGCCTATGAAGTGGCCAACCTGGAACAGGCTGCACTGGCCCTGGTGATGACCAACATCCGTACGGTGCTGGGCTCGATGGACCTGGACGAGTCGCTGAGCCAGCGCGACGCGATCAATGCCCAGTTGCTGCGCGTGGTCGACGAAGCCACCCACCCATGGGGCGTCAAGGTCAACCGCATCGAGATCAAGGACATCGCGCCGCCGCGCGACCTGGTCGATGCGATGGCGCGGCAGATGAAGGCCGAGCGCGAGAAACGGGCGAATATCCTGGAGGCCGAGGGCATGCGCCAGTCGGCGATCCTGCGGGCCGATGGCGAGAAACAGTCGGCGATCCTGGCTGCCGAGGGCAAGCGCGAGGCGGCCTTCCGTGCCGCCGAGGCGCGCGAGCGTTCGGCCGAAGCGGAGGCGAAGGCCACCACGATGGTCTCCGAGGCGATTGCCGGCGGCAACGTCAACGCACTCAACTACTTCGTGGCCAACAACTACGTCGAGGCACTCAAGGTGCTGGCACAGTCGCCCAACCAGAAGATGCTGCTGCTGCCGGTGGAGGCCACCGGTGTGCTGGGCTCGCTGGCGGGCATTGCCGAGCTGGCCAAGGAAGCGGTGAGCCAGCAGGCCACTTCCTCCGGCAGCACGCCGCCCCGGCCGCGCAACCCGCCGTCGATTGGCTGA
- a CDS encoding ABC transporter permease produces the protein MSLRIHVSTLRRHSLMPLLVLLQVMLACAILCNVLFLTWQQLAPMLAPSGVDTADLVLVDHLPSPGRPWTAAEVQAGTEALREVPGVRAVSAANGLPMIANYLYMVAMQGPTGVKLGANGYQGYDLLDTLGLQLVSGRNFRPDEYRDIGTDQGKGTLEPVIITQSMARQLFGKASPLGGVLRAPGDHKDPGWQVVGVVRHLLRNQVGMATRGRADNTVLLPQRVAKTSWLFYAVRVDPSMRQAALRGIRKALQRQFGALLPVGTKPRAEFYAVHRAAVFKSRRAALWMFAGVALTVVIVTVIGIMGLTGFWVQKRTRQIGIRRALGARRVDILRYFLVENALIVGLGVVLGMALAYVGNAWLMHAYELSRLPWTYLPYGALLMLLLGQLAVLSPALRAARVPPVVATRSV, from the coding sequence ATGTCGCTGCGCATCCATGTTTCCACCTTGCGTCGGCATAGCCTGATGCCGCTGCTGGTGCTGCTGCAGGTCATGCTGGCCTGCGCGATCCTGTGCAATGTGTTGTTCCTGACCTGGCAGCAACTGGCGCCGATGCTCGCGCCCAGCGGGGTCGATACGGCTGATCTGGTGCTGGTCGATCACCTGCCTTCGCCCGGACGGCCCTGGACTGCCGCCGAAGTGCAGGCCGGCACCGAGGCGTTGCGCGAAGTACCGGGCGTGCGTGCCGTTAGCGCCGCAAATGGACTGCCGATGATCGCCAACTATCTCTATATGGTGGCCATGCAGGGACCGACGGGAGTCAAGCTCGGAGCGAATGGATACCAGGGCTACGACCTGCTGGATACGCTGGGACTGCAACTGGTCAGCGGTCGCAACTTCCGTCCCGATGAATATCGCGATATCGGTACGGACCAGGGCAAGGGGACGCTGGAGCCGGTGATCATCACTCAGTCGATGGCGCGCCAGCTGTTCGGCAAGGCGTCGCCGCTGGGCGGGGTGCTGCGCGCGCCCGGCGATCACAAGGACCCGGGCTGGCAGGTGGTGGGCGTGGTGCGTCATCTGCTGCGTAACCAGGTGGGCATGGCGACGCGCGGGCGTGCCGACAACACGGTGTTGCTGCCGCAACGCGTGGCCAAGACATCATGGCTGTTCTATGCGGTGCGGGTCGATCCGTCGATGCGCCAAGCGGCGCTGCGCGGTATACGCAAGGCGCTGCAGCGCCAGTTCGGCGCCCTGCTGCCGGTTGGCACGAAGCCGCGCGCGGAGTTCTATGCCGTACATCGTGCGGCGGTGTTCAAGAGTCGGCGTGCGGCACTGTGGATGTTCGCCGGGGTGGCACTGACCGTGGTGATCGTGACGGTGATCGGGATCATGGGGCTCACCGGTTTCTGGGTACAGAAGCGCACGCGGCAAATCGGCATTCGTCGCGCGCTCGGTGCGCGGCGGGTGGATATCCTGCGTTACTTTCTGGTCGAGAACGCCTTGATCGTGGGGCTTGGCGTGGTGTTGGGCATGGCGCTGGCCTATGTCGGCAATGCCTGGCTGATGCACGCCTACGAACTGAGTCGGCTGCCCTGGACCTACCTGCCATACGGCGCGCTGCTGATGTTGCTGCTGGGTCAGCTGGCGGTGCTGTCGCCGGCGCTGCGCGCGGCACGCGTGCCGCCGGTGGTGGCGACACGATCGGTGTGA
- a CDS encoding sensor histidine kinase produces MRRLNSLEGRLTGLLALAGLSGAMLYAGITQWPLPQIIAWAHTDLKMELRGPATFGVYGVLAVCLLLLLPLAWWLAHGVMGPLKRLLRALEGAVASYRDGDFSFSIAVRRRDELGELIRMHNELGQTLREQRQHLAQRELLLDTVVQNTPVALVLTDAGDRVAYANIAARHLFNEGRSLNGLSFAQLLGDTPEALRVAVESQEDALFTVEMEGSEETFHLSQRAFRLQGRPHRLRLFRRMTRELSRQEVAAWKRVIRVVSHELNNSLAPISSLAHSGAELARRGNLERLPGVFATIGERARHLHGFIDGYARFAKLPTPRHVAVAWPGFLDALALHCQFRLEGALPEQPGWFDPAQVEQVLINLVKNAHEAATEGGTDDVTLAIAIVARDVRIEVADRGPGMSQTVLAQALLPFYSTKRSGTGLGLALAREIAEAHGGRIALANRAEGGLRVTLLLPLQPA; encoded by the coding sequence ATGCGTCGTCTGAATTCGCTGGAAGGGCGGTTGACCGGCCTGCTGGCGCTGGCCGGTCTCAGCGGTGCCATGCTCTACGCGGGTATCACCCAGTGGCCGTTGCCGCAGATCATCGCGTGGGCGCACACTGACCTGAAGATGGAACTGCGTGGTCCGGCCACGTTCGGTGTCTATGGTGTGCTGGCGGTGTGCCTGTTGCTGCTGTTGCCGCTGGCGTGGTGGCTGGCGCACGGCGTGATGGGGCCGCTGAAGCGCCTGCTGCGCGCCCTGGAAGGTGCGGTGGCCAGCTATCGCGATGGCGACTTCAGTTTCTCGATCGCCGTGCGCCGTCGCGACGAGCTGGGCGAACTGATCCGCATGCACAACGAGCTGGGGCAGACCCTGCGCGAGCAGCGCCAGCACCTGGCGCAGCGCGAACTGCTGCTGGACACGGTGGTGCAGAACACGCCGGTCGCGCTGGTGCTCACCGATGCGGGCGATCGCGTGGCCTACGCCAATATCGCCGCACGCCACCTGTTCAACGAGGGCCGCAGCCTCAACGGACTGTCGTTCGCCCAGCTGCTGGGCGACACCCCGGAAGCCCTGCGCGTGGCGGTGGAAAGCCAGGAAGATGCGCTGTTCACCGTGGAGATGGAGGGCAGCGAGGAAACCTTCCATCTGTCGCAACGGGCGTTCCGGCTGCAGGGCCGGCCGCACCGGCTGAGGCTGTTCCGGCGCATGACGCGCGAGCTGTCGCGGCAGGAAGTGGCGGCGTGGAAGCGCGTGATCCGTGTGGTCAGCCACGAGCTGAACAATTCGCTGGCGCCGATCTCGTCGCTGGCACACTCCGGCGCGGAGCTGGCGCGGCGCGGCAACCTGGAGCGCCTGCCCGGCGTGTTCGCCACCATCGGCGAGCGTGCGCGGCATCTGCACGGTTTCATCGACGGCTACGCCCGCTTCGCCAAGCTGCCGACGCCGCGGCATGTGGCGGTGGCGTGGCCGGGCTTCCTTGATGCACTGGCCCTGCATTGCCAGTTCCGGCTGGAAGGCGCCTTGCCCGAACAGCCGGGCTGGTTCGACCCGGCACAGGTCGAGCAGGTGCTGATCAACCTGGTCAAGAACGCCCACGAAGCGGCGACCGAGGGCGGCACGGACGACGTGACGCTGGCGATCGCGATCGTCGCTCGCGATGTGCGCATCGAGGTAGCCGACCGCGGTCCCGGCATGAGCCAGACAGTACTGGCCCAGGCCTTGTTGCCGTTCTACTCCACCAAGCGCTCCGGCACCGGGCTGGGGCTGGCGCTGGCGCGCGAGATCGCCGAAGCGCATGGTGGACGGATCGCCCTGGCGAACCGTGCCGAAGGCGGCCTGCGGGTCACCCTGCTGCTGCCGCTACAGCCGGCCTGA
- a CDS encoding ABC transporter permease, translating into MRHIIKPLFRHRMMPLLVVLQVALACAIACNALFLLQQKLVPIVTPDGVGHPARLIVASRIVPRGAPWSTSRLYETEQALHAIPGVTSVSVAASLPMEDNVRVGGQVFGQGAGTKANAAVYIGDHLVDTLGLQLVAGRDFSAAEQATRYKNIGVSNSGPTIITQALARRLFPDGHVLGRVIRIGDIPDAGRRTVVGVVAHLMRNVMSQDDRSDIDYSMMFPGIPGHWAMPSFGVRVTHAAMAPAVLKAVKTTIQQALGSDIVVGIEPNYQRYAELRDAMLARPRAAVWLLSGVSLIVLLVTVVGVMGLTGYWVQQRMRQIGIRRALGAQRSHILHDVQLENLLVVGTGILLGMALAYAVNLWLMHHYELSRLPWTYLPYGALLMLLLGQLAVLSPALRAARVPPVVATRSV; encoded by the coding sequence ATGCGACACATCATCAAGCCACTGTTCCGTCATCGCATGATGCCGCTGCTGGTCGTGCTGCAGGTGGCGCTGGCATGTGCCATCGCCTGCAATGCGCTGTTCCTGTTGCAGCAGAAACTGGTGCCGATCGTGACACCAGACGGGGTTGGCCATCCGGCCCGGTTGATCGTGGCGTCGCGCATTGTGCCGCGCGGTGCACCCTGGTCGACCAGCCGTCTGTATGAGACGGAGCAGGCGCTACATGCGATCCCGGGGGTGACTTCGGTCAGCGTGGCGGCTTCGCTGCCGATGGAGGACAACGTGCGTGTGGGTGGCCAGGTGTTCGGCCAGGGGGCAGGGACCAAGGCCAATGCGGCGGTCTATATCGGCGACCACCTGGTCGACACCCTGGGGCTCCAACTGGTGGCCGGGCGCGACTTCAGTGCGGCCGAACAGGCCACGCGCTACAAGAACATCGGCGTCAGCAACAGTGGTCCCACCATCATCACGCAGGCGCTGGCCCGGCGCCTGTTCCCCGACGGGCATGTGCTGGGTCGGGTGATCCGCATCGGCGACATACCCGATGCCGGCCGACGCACCGTGGTTGGTGTGGTCGCGCACCTGATGCGCAATGTGATGAGTCAGGACGACCGCAGCGATATCGACTACAGCATGATGTTCCCAGGCATTCCGGGGCACTGGGCCATGCCTTCGTTCGGCGTTCGTGTGACGCATGCCGCGATGGCCCCGGCGGTGCTCAAGGCGGTCAAGACCACCATCCAGCAGGCGCTTGGCAGCGACATCGTGGTCGGCATCGAACCCAACTACCAGAGATATGCCGAGCTGCGCGACGCCATGCTGGCACGTCCCCGGGCGGCCGTGTGGCTGCTGTCGGGGGTCAGCCTGATCGTGCTGCTGGTTACCGTGGTCGGCGTGATGGGCCTGACCGGTTACTGGGTGCAGCAGCGCATGCGGCAGATCGGTATCCGTCGTGCACTGGGTGCGCAGCGCAGCCACATCCTGCACGACGTGCAACTGGAGAATCTGCTGGTGGTCGGTACGGGCATCCTGCTGGGCATGGCGCTAGCCTACGCGGTCAATCTGTGGCTGATGCACCACTACGAACTGAGTCGGCTGCCCTGGACCTACCTGCCATACGGCGCGCTGCTGATGTTGCTGCTGGGCCAACTGGCGGTGCTGTCGCCGGCGCTGCGCGCGGCACGCGTGCCACCAGTGGTGGCGACACGGTCGGTGTGA
- a CDS encoding ABC transporter permease, translating to MWHYNLELAVRGLRRFPRSTMLVLLTVALGLAACMTTLTLLHMLSADPLPGRSQNLYLAWVDTVLAKPMDSHSAAMELNHVTFDTGYHRIKLADAQALLAAHRAVRQTVVADMEADEISGDGRHAERQQLILATTSDFIPMFGVTLRYGRDWTPAEDANRTPVAVIDTDLATKLFGTPDAVGRDVRLKHTLFRVVGVIQPYAPQPSFYALDHGAYSSDGGENLYAPYTAALDAGLVPDDSDACDASYKASATQAANDPQHCATLGLWVQLDTPRQVAGYRAYLQGYVQQQTALAGFGKPPRSQLTGVADWLKQKNVVPDRVRLNVWLAGSFLLLCMVNVAGLLSARFLRRSGEVGIRRALGAPRRAVFQQHVLEAGLVCLVGGVLAWPLTLLGLWILRQQGDAFSGLARLDPAMFGALFGLALLVGVLVGLLPAWRVAVVEPGLQVKSE from the coding sequence ATGTGGCATTACAACCTTGAACTGGCCGTACGCGGATTGCGGCGATTCCCCCGCAGCACGATGCTGGTACTGCTGACGGTGGCGCTCGGACTGGCGGCCTGCATGACCACGTTGACGCTGCTGCATATGCTGTCGGCCGATCCGTTGCCGGGGCGCAGCCAGAACCTTTACCTGGCCTGGGTCGATACGGTGCTGGCGAAGCCCATGGACAGTCACTCGGCGGCGATGGAGCTGAACCATGTGACCTTCGATACGGGCTACCACCGCATCAAACTGGCCGATGCGCAGGCATTGCTGGCGGCACACCGCGCCGTGCGGCAGACGGTGGTCGCCGATATGGAGGCTGACGAGATTTCCGGCGACGGTAGGCATGCGGAGCGTCAGCAGCTGATTCTGGCGACCACATCAGATTTCATCCCGATGTTCGGCGTCACCCTGCGCTACGGTCGCGACTGGACACCTGCCGAGGACGCCAACCGGACGCCGGTGGCGGTGATCGATACCGACCTGGCCACGAAGCTCTTCGGCACGCCCGATGCGGTGGGCCGTGATGTGCGTCTGAAGCACACGTTGTTTCGCGTGGTGGGAGTGATCCAGCCCTATGCGCCGCAGCCCAGTTTCTACGCACTGGATCACGGTGCGTACAGCAGCGACGGTGGCGAGAATCTCTATGCGCCCTATACCGCGGCGCTGGACGCGGGCCTGGTGCCGGACGATTCGGACGCCTGCGATGCGTCGTACAAGGCGTCGGCGACCCAGGCTGCCAATGATCCGCAGCATTGCGCGACGCTGGGGCTCTGGGTGCAGCTGGATACACCGCGACAGGTCGCAGGCTACCGCGCCTATCTGCAGGGTTATGTGCAGCAGCAGACGGCGCTGGCCGGCTTCGGCAAACCGCCGCGTTCGCAACTGACCGGCGTGGCCGACTGGCTGAAGCAGAAGAACGTGGTGCCGGACCGCGTGCGCCTGAACGTATGGCTGGCCGGGTCGTTCCTGCTGCTGTGCATGGTCAATGTCGCGGGTCTGCTGTCGGCGCGCTTCCTGCGCCGCAGCGGTGAAGTCGGCATACGCCGTGCGCTGGGTGCGCCGCGGCGGGCGGTGTTCCAGCAGCACGTGCTGGAGGCCGGACTGGTCTGCCTGGTCGGCGGGGTGCTGGCATGGCCGTTGACCCTGCTGGGACTGTGGATACTGCGCCAGCAGGGCGATGCCTTCTCTGGTCTGGCGCGCCTCGATCCGGCGATGTTCGGCGCCTTGTTCGGGCTGGCGCTGCTCGTCGGGGTACTGGTGGGCTTGTTGCCCGCCTGGCGAGTGGCGGTGGTTGAGCCGGGACTACAGGTCAAGAGCGAATAA